One part of the Tunicatimonas pelagia genome encodes these proteins:
- a CDS encoding helix-turn-helix domain-containing protein — translation MKLPSYDVLVPATVRYDQQLKPAAKLLYGEVLALSDRTGYCWATNQYFADLYGVNKKTISGWLSQLVNRNYLRITYEISQGNQRRIYPEKGGEKSYTPLSKNVSPLTENQKGVYEKSHRKTPSLLIENYSIDTIDRVGPINEKIFLENDEEKKRENGGKMTTEPESKPPGSQRPKRGKTPPFSKPSVAELENYLRQQKSLAEDVLTTRVLALRFFNYYESNGWKVGRNPMQNWQAAMDNWQLNAQTSAKSEPLNRLHSGGEKDYSIPL, via the coding sequence ATGAAGCTACCTAGCTACGATGTGTTGGTTCCCGCCACAGTCCGATACGATCAGCAGCTCAAACCCGCGGCCAAACTACTCTACGGAGAAGTGCTGGCGCTCAGCGACCGGACCGGTTACTGCTGGGCAACCAATCAGTACTTTGCCGATCTGTATGGAGTCAACAAGAAGACCATTTCGGGCTGGCTCAGTCAGCTTGTGAACCGGAACTACCTACGGATTACTTATGAAATAAGCCAGGGAAACCAACGGCGAATTTACCCCGAAAAAGGGGGCGAAAAATCGTATACCCCCTTATCGAAAAACGTAAGTCCCCTTACGGAAAATCAAAAGGGGGTTTACGAAAAATCGCATCGCAAAACGCCTTCACTCCTTATAGAGAATTATTCGATCGATACTATTGATCGAGTAGGACCAATCAATGAAAAAATTTTTTTGGAAAATGATGAGGAAAAAAAGCGGGAAAACGGAGGAAAAATGACAACCGAACCGGAGTCAAAACCGCCCGGATCGCAACGTCCGAAGCGGGGCAAGACACCCCCGTTTTCCAAGCCTTCGGTCGCCGAATTAGAAAACTACCTACGGCAGCAAAAATCGTTGGCGGAGGACGTACTCACCACTCGAGTGCTGGCCTTGCGCTTCTTCAACTACTACGAGTCCAACGGCTGGAAGGTCGGGCGCAATCCGATGCAGAACTGGCAAGCAGCGATGGACAACTGGCAGTTAAACGCGCAGACTTCCGCTAAATCTGAACCTCTAAACCGACTACACAGTGGCGGAGAAAAAGACTACAGCATCCCCCTTTGA
- a CDS encoding helix-turn-helix domain-containing protein, protein MEIIVFESDAYRRMQQEMLGLIRQAVREAKQEALQQASPENDWLTGEEAKQLLGIKSKTKLQALRDTDAIIFSQHGRIIKYSKKSILAFLNRHIPNS, encoded by the coding sequence ATGGAAATTATCGTCTTTGAATCCGATGCCTACCGCCGAATGCAACAAGAGATGCTAGGGCTGATCCGGCAAGCCGTTCGGGAAGCTAAGCAGGAAGCCTTACAGCAAGCAAGCCCTGAAAACGACTGGCTAACGGGGGAAGAAGCCAAGCAACTACTGGGTATCAAGAGTAAGACCAAGCTTCAGGCCCTACGGGATACGGATGCGATTATATTCAGTCAGCACGGTCGTATCATTAAGTACTCCAAAAAGAGTATTCTCGCTTTTCTGAATCGCCATATTCCTAACAGCTAA
- a CDS encoding helix-turn-helix domain-containing protein — MATTIITPDDLAQLKRELLEEFRALLAETHPPPKPWLKSSEVQQLLQVSASTLQTLRLNGTLPFSKLGGAIYYAYQDIERILSENKSDHLANDEHHEAT; from the coding sequence ATGGCAACGACCATCATTACCCCAGATGACTTGGCGCAACTAAAACGAGAGCTGCTGGAAGAATTCAGGGCTCTACTGGCCGAAACACATCCTCCGCCTAAGCCCTGGCTCAAGTCCAGTGAGGTACAGCAACTGCTGCAAGTATCAGCCAGCACGTTGCAGACGCTGCGCCTGAACGGTACCCTACCCTTCTCGAAGCTGGGCGGTGCCATCTACTACGCCTACCAAGATATTGAGCGAATACTGAGCGAAAATAAATCGGATCATCTTGCAAACGACGAACACCATGAAGCTACCTAG
- a CDS encoding bifunctional aminotransferase class I/II-fold pyridoxal phosphate-dependent enzyme/GNAT family N-acetyltransferase has protein sequence MAKIHHNNYLDTIAEIFDHAKDRGLMFLTQQDERFRGHHLNISQRPLLNFGTCGYLGLELDQRLIEGTKDFADRYGTQFSVSRAYLNADINLELEALLSEMYQGCPVIVQSSTSTCHISAIPSLVRERDAIILDQSVHMSVQTGCQLAGHRGVPIEMIRHSHLEMLERKINELGQGYEKIWYMIDGVYSMYGDVAPMHDLVELLTKYPQLHLYVDDAHGMGWYGPNGTGYVFGEVGAHEKIILVTTLAKGFGATGGVIVFPDEATYRKVRTFGGPLTYSHPLAPPVIGAATASAHIHLSEEIGALQQELRDNVDYCNERLAATDLPVLSDPKTPIYFIGAGQLRVGHNLVNRMIGEGIYVNLALFPAVPVKCTGLRFTITRHQRLEDIRALVAALAHHYPLALEEEQVSQASIAKAFRLPVISAKKAETGADSKYKIQYETTIQAIVPSLWNERFSDQGSFDWNGLRSLEQAFQGHERAEHNWGFHYFIVRDTSERVVLMTFFTSTVYKDDMLAPASVSRRIEEKRADDPYYLTSRTLAMGSMLTEGNHLYLDRQHPAWRDALKALLEKLSELQDQLQANTLLLRDFDTADTEIKSCLLNEGFVSVDMPNTNVVSDLTWGNSEEFLARLSKNNRRHARKEIFRLEECFEVEIKEQVTDKEAHYFYQLYLEVKRRNYGFNFFDYPQTVVQSLSGQPGWEFLVLRLKPAYDPRLERSPVSVCWCYRTERSYCPMILGMDYNFNEDFKVYKQTLYRVVQRAQHLGIDQVYLGLSADTDKRKVGAIQVPKVAYLQTRDNYHWEVIESMTASQE, from the coding sequence ATGGCTAAAATCCACCATAATAATTACCTGGATACCATTGCTGAAATCTTCGATCACGCTAAAGATCGCGGGCTTATGTTTCTTACTCAGCAAGACGAGAGATTCCGAGGACACCACCTGAATATTAGTCAACGCCCCCTGCTCAACTTCGGCACCTGCGGCTACCTGGGACTGGAACTAGATCAGCGACTGATTGAGGGGACTAAAGACTTCGCTGACCGCTACGGTACGCAATTTTCGGTATCGCGGGCGTACCTCAATGCCGACATCAATTTGGAACTGGAGGCTCTGCTGTCTGAGATGTACCAAGGCTGCCCGGTCATTGTGCAGAGCAGTACCTCTACCTGCCATATTTCGGCTATTCCGTCGCTGGTGCGCGAGCGGGATGCCATTATTCTTGACCAAAGTGTCCACATGAGTGTACAGACTGGCTGCCAGTTGGCCGGGCACCGGGGCGTACCCATTGAAATGATCCGGCATAGCCATCTGGAAATGCTGGAGCGCAAAATCAATGAGTTAGGGCAGGGCTACGAAAAAATCTGGTACATGATTGACGGGGTGTATTCTATGTATGGGGACGTTGCCCCAATGCATGATCTGGTAGAACTACTAACAAAATATCCGCAGCTTCATCTCTACGTGGATGACGCGCATGGCATGGGCTGGTACGGCCCGAACGGTACGGGTTACGTATTCGGTGAAGTGGGAGCGCACGAAAAGATCATCCTAGTCACCACACTCGCCAAAGGTTTTGGGGCGACGGGCGGAGTGATTGTTTTCCCCGATGAAGCTACCTACCGTAAGGTTCGTACCTTCGGTGGCCCCCTTACGTACTCGCACCCGTTAGCTCCGCCCGTGATTGGAGCCGCGACGGCTTCGGCACATATTCATTTGTCGGAGGAAATTGGTGCGCTCCAGCAGGAGCTACGGGATAACGTTGATTACTGTAATGAGCGGCTGGCCGCTACTGACTTACCGGTGCTCTCCGATCCAAAAACGCCGATCTACTTTATCGGAGCGGGTCAACTGCGGGTAGGGCACAACCTGGTCAACCGGATGATTGGGGAAGGTATCTACGTGAACTTAGCATTGTTTCCCGCCGTGCCAGTCAAGTGTACCGGATTACGCTTCACTATCACCCGTCATCAGCGACTCGAGGATATTCGTGCCTTGGTAGCAGCTTTGGCGCATCACTATCCTCTGGCACTGGAAGAAGAACAGGTAAGCCAGGCCAGCATTGCTAAGGCATTTCGTTTGCCGGTTATATCCGCTAAGAAAGCTGAAACAGGAGCAGACAGCAAATACAAGATACAGTATGAAACCACAATTCAAGCGATTGTTCCGTCCCTTTGGAATGAACGATTTTCGGATCAGGGCTCATTTGACTGGAACGGGTTGCGTTCGCTAGAGCAAGCGTTTCAGGGGCACGAAAGAGCGGAGCATAATTGGGGCTTTCACTACTTTATTGTTCGGGATACCTCGGAAAGGGTCGTGCTGATGACGTTTTTTACCTCTACCGTATACAAAGACGATATGCTGGCCCCGGCATCAGTTTCCCGCAGAATAGAAGAAAAGCGAGCCGATGATCCGTACTATCTTACTTCACGGACACTGGCCATGGGCTCAATGCTTACCGAAGGGAATCATCTGTACCTGGACCGGCAGCATCCGGCTTGGCGAGATGCGCTCAAAGCGTTGTTGGAAAAGCTCAGTGAACTACAGGATCAATTGCAAGCCAATACGCTGCTACTGCGGGATTTTGACACGGCTGATACCGAAATAAAAAGCTGCTTATTGAACGAAGGATTCGTCAGCGTGGATATGCCTAACACCAATGTAGTAAGCGATCTAACCTGGGGTAATTCGGAGGAATTTCTTGCCCGGCTTTCTAAAAACAACCGCCGCCACGCCCGAAAGGAGATATTCCGTTTAGAGGAATGTTTTGAGGTGGAAATAAAGGAGCAGGTGACGGATAAAGAGGCTCACTATTTCTATCAGTTGTATCTGGAGGTTAAGCGAAGAAACTACGGCTTTAATTTCTTTGACTATCCCCAGACCGTTGTGCAGTCGCTCTCTGGTCAGCCCGGCTGGGAGTTTCTGGTGCTGCGGCTCAAGCCCGCGTATGATCCCCGTCTGGAACGCTCGCCGGTCTCGGTCTGCTGGTGTTACCGAACTGAGCGTAGCTACTGTCCGATGATACTGGGGATGGACTATAATTTCAACGAAGACTTTAAAGTGTACAAGCAGACGCTCTATCGGGTAGTACAACGCGCCCAGCATCTTGGGATAGACCAAGTGTACCTAGGGTTATCCGCCGATACCGATAAACGAAAGGTGGGAGCCATACAGGTTCCAAAGGTCGCCTACTTACAAACCCGCGATAACTACCACTGGGAGGTCATTGAGTCTATGACCGCCTCTCAAGAATAG
- a CDS encoding helix-turn-helix domain-containing protein, with amino-acid sequence MAQKKGSTVAKEQKVKLTQLGKRIKQLRIKNGYTNAEYFAYDHEIARTQYARYEQGEDLRVSTLIKIVKAFDMSLAEFFSEGFED; translated from the coding sequence ATGGCACAAAAGAAAGGCTCAACCGTTGCTAAAGAGCAGAAAGTTAAGTTAACTCAGCTAGGAAAGCGTATTAAACAGTTACGCATCAAGAATGGATATACTAACGCCGAGTATTTTGCCTACGATCACGAAATTGCTCGCACTCAATACGCCCGCTACGAGCAAGGTGAAGATTTACGAGTGAGTACCCTTATCAAAATTGTCAAAGCCTTTGATATGAGCTTAGCCGAATTTTTCAGCGAAGGGTTTGAGGATTGA